In one Modestobacter sp. L9-4 genomic region, the following are encoded:
- a CDS encoding PaaI family thioesterase, whose protein sequence is MTTPRPDWLPPLTGPLDAKLGIEIVDWDPDRLVGTMPVAGNEQPFGLLHGGATCTLAESLGSVAGLLHAGPGAGVVGIELSASHLGAARSGTVTAVCTPVHRGRTLATFLIAVSDDTGRPTASVRLTCLLRPAR, encoded by the coding sequence GTGACCACACCCCGCCCGGACTGGCTGCCCCCGCTGACCGGCCCGCTGGACGCCAAGCTCGGCATCGAGATCGTCGACTGGGACCCCGACCGCCTGGTCGGCACGATGCCCGTGGCCGGCAACGAGCAGCCCTTCGGCCTCCTGCACGGCGGGGCGACCTGCACCCTGGCGGAGTCCCTCGGGTCGGTGGCCGGCCTGCTGCACGCGGGGCCCGGGGCCGGCGTCGTGGGCATCGAGCTGTCGGCCAGCCACCTGGGCGCGGCGCGGTCGGGCACCGTCACCGCCGTCTGCACCCCGGTGCACCGCGGCCGGACGCTGGCCACCTTCCTGATCGCGGTCTCCGACGACACCGGCCGGCCCACCGCCAGCGTCCGGCTGACCTGCCTGCTGCGCCCCGCCCGCTGA
- a CDS encoding IclR family transcriptional regulator C-terminal domain-containing protein, producing MAGRGTGPDFVEALARGLDVLACFDAERPVMSLSDVAAAADLARPTARRLLLTLEELGFVRSSGGEFRLTPKVLTLGMAYVGSLGLWDIARPHLESLVARSGESSSMAQLDGSDIVYVARVAVPKLIALRVEIGTRFPAVQTSQGKVLLAALSAAELDAALAEPSRSGLPPYIGRSREQLGTELTEVRARGWALADEELAPGVRSVAVPVRDATGAVRAAMNVTVHAAETSVETLLADHLPLLLRTAGDVSAEWALWQSRPYTEVARRTDRPATA from the coding sequence ATGGCGGGTCGGGGAACCGGGCCGGACTTCGTGGAGGCGCTGGCCCGCGGGCTGGACGTGCTGGCCTGCTTCGACGCCGAGCGGCCGGTGATGTCGCTGTCGGACGTGGCGGCGGCCGCCGACCTGGCCCGGCCGACCGCGCGCCGGCTGCTGCTCACCCTGGAGGAGCTGGGCTTCGTGCGCAGCTCCGGCGGGGAGTTCCGGCTGACCCCCAAGGTGCTCACCCTGGGCATGGCCTACGTCGGGTCGCTGGGCCTGTGGGACATCGCCCGGCCACACCTGGAGTCCCTCGTCGCGCGCAGCGGCGAGTCCTCCTCGATGGCCCAGCTGGACGGCTCGGACATCGTCTACGTCGCCCGGGTCGCGGTGCCGAAGCTGATCGCGCTGCGGGTCGAGATCGGGACGCGGTTCCCGGCCGTGCAGACCTCGCAGGGCAAGGTGCTGCTGGCCGCGCTGTCGGCGGCGGAGCTCGACGCCGCCCTCGCCGAGCCCAGCAGGTCGGGGTTGCCGCCCTACATCGGCCGCTCCAGGGAGCAGCTGGGCACCGAGCTCACCGAGGTGCGAGCTCGCGGGTGGGCGCTGGCCGACGAGGAGCTGGCGCCGGGGGTGCGGTCGGTCGCGGTCCCGGTGCGCGATGCGACCGGTGCGGTGCGGGCGGCGATGAACGTGACCGTGCACGCCGCGGAGACCTCCGTCGAGACCCTGCTCGCCGACCACCTGCCGCTGCTGCTGCGCACCGCCGGCGACGTCAGCGCCGAGTGGGCGCTGTGGCAGTCCCGGCCGTACACCGAGGTGGCCCGCCGCACGGATCGCCCCGCCACCGCCTGA
- a CDS encoding citryl-CoA lyase: protein MTEYPTALGASSRESITLLGSDLARDVMGTVGFGELAFWLATQRRPTPGETRVFESVLAALADHGFTPTAIVTRLTYLSAPDSVQGALAAGLLGGGSRFLGVTEDCGRFLHDVLTGVEGDLPTDDAGWDALALETVTAQRAARRFVPGLGHHVHKDGDPRTPRLFQIAGEEGLVGPHLSLFAAIGRVHPQVLGRTLPLNGAGVCGAALADLGLPLELLRGFALLARTAGLIGQLAEEIRHPVANEVFLSVDLNNRSVDPDPYVPPALPAETTGGPHG, encoded by the coding sequence ATGACCGAGTACCCCACCGCGCTGGGCGCCTCGAGCCGGGAGTCGATCACCCTGCTGGGCTCCGACCTCGCCCGGGACGTGATGGGCACCGTCGGCTTCGGCGAGCTCGCCTTCTGGCTGGCCACGCAGCGCCGTCCCACGCCGGGGGAGACCCGGGTGTTCGAGTCGGTGCTGGCCGCGCTGGCCGACCACGGGTTCACCCCGACCGCGATCGTCACCCGGCTGACCTACCTGTCGGCACCGGACTCGGTGCAGGGCGCGCTCGCCGCCGGTCTGCTGGGCGGGGGCAGCCGCTTCCTCGGCGTCACCGAGGACTGCGGCCGGTTCCTGCACGACGTGCTCACCGGCGTCGAGGGCGACCTGCCCACCGACGACGCCGGCTGGGACGCCCTGGCCCTGGAGACCGTCACCGCCCAGCGTGCGGCCCGCCGGTTCGTGCCGGGCCTGGGCCACCACGTGCACAAGGACGGCGACCCGCGCACCCCGCGGCTGTTCCAGATCGCCGGCGAGGAGGGCCTGGTCGGGCCGCACCTGTCGCTGTTCGCCGCGATCGGCCGGGTGCACCCGCAGGTCCTCGGCCGGACGCTGCCGCTCAACGGCGCCGGCGTCTGCGGCGCCGCACTGGCCGACCTCGGGCTGCCGCTGGAGCTGCTGCGCGGCTTCGCGCTGCTGGCCCGCACCGCCGGGCTGATCGGCCAGCTCGCCGAGGAGATCCGGCACCCGGTCGCCAACGAGGTCTTCCTCTCCGTCGACCTCAACAACCGGTCGGTCGACCCGGACCCCTACGTCCCTCCTGCGCTGCCCGCCGAGACCACCGGAGGTCCCCATGGCTGA
- a CDS encoding branched-chain amino acid ABC transporter permease: MVPTRRRRSRGLPGRRPLVLTLLLAAFTMALAMLVPGVASAANESVTGTLQTSKSGPIAGVPVTVETAAGAAVDTAETDANGRFAVPVPGPGDYKVSIDPKALPDGVELGSKGETLTVTVGPNRAQPVLFGLADGTSNGGGGSVEAVQLLVDGIRFGLLIAVCAVGLSLIYGTTGLTNFAHGELVTIGAVVAWYVNVKAGVPLIPATLIAMVVGAAVGALNELAIWRPLRRRGTGLVAALVVSIGLSMLLRYLVQIVYGGFSSPYADFQTQRAVDYGVFTMTNRSLASIVISVVVLVLVALMLQRTKIGKAMRAVADNRDLAASSGIDVNRVILVVWMMGGALATLGGVLLGLSDQVQWDMGFRLLLLMFAGVTLGGLGTAYGALVGSLIVGVFVQMSTLVIPSDVKYVGGLLLLIVILVLRPQGILGSRARIG; the protein is encoded by the coding sequence GTGGTCCCCACCCGCCGACGTCGGTCCCGGGGCCTCCCCGGCCGCCGTCCACTGGTCCTGACCCTGCTGCTCGCCGCCTTCACCATGGCGCTGGCCATGCTCGTGCCGGGCGTCGCCTCGGCCGCGAACGAGTCGGTCACCGGCACCCTGCAGACGAGCAAGAGCGGGCCCATCGCCGGGGTCCCGGTCACGGTCGAGACCGCCGCCGGCGCCGCGGTCGACACCGCCGAGACCGACGCCAACGGGCGCTTCGCCGTCCCGGTCCCCGGTCCGGGCGACTACAAGGTCTCCATCGACCCGAAGGCCCTGCCCGACGGCGTCGAGCTGGGGTCCAAGGGCGAGACGCTGACCGTCACCGTCGGCCCCAACCGCGCCCAGCCGGTGCTCTTCGGCCTGGCCGACGGCACCTCCAACGGCGGCGGCGGGTCGGTCGAGGCCGTCCAGCTGCTCGTCGACGGCATCCGCTTCGGCCTGCTCATCGCCGTCTGCGCGGTCGGCCTGTCGCTGATCTACGGCACGACGGGCCTGACCAACTTCGCCCACGGTGAGCTCGTCACCATCGGCGCGGTCGTCGCCTGGTACGTCAACGTCAAGGCCGGCGTCCCGCTGATCCCGGCCACGCTGATCGCGATGGTGGTCGGTGCGGCCGTGGGCGCGCTCAACGAGCTGGCCATCTGGCGGCCGCTGCGCCGCCGCGGCACCGGCCTGGTCGCGGCGCTGGTCGTCTCCATCGGCCTGTCGATGCTGCTGCGCTACCTGGTCCAGATCGTCTACGGCGGCTTCTCCAGCCCGTATGCGGACTTCCAGACCCAGCGGGCCGTCGACTACGGCGTCTTCACCATGACCAACCGGTCGCTGGCCTCGATCGTCATCTCGGTCGTCGTCCTGGTGCTCGTGGCCCTGATGCTGCAGCGCACCAAGATCGGCAAGGCCATGCGGGCGGTCGCGGACAACCGCGACCTGGCCGCCTCCTCGGGCATCGACGTGAACCGCGTGATCCTCGTGGTCTGGATGATGGGCGGGGCACTGGCCACCCTCGGTGGCGTGCTGCTCGGCCTGTCCGACCAGGTCCAGTGGGACATGGGCTTCCGCCTGCTGCTCCTCATGTTCGCCGGCGTCACCCTCGGCGGTCTCGGCACCGCCTACGGCGCCCTCGTCGGCAGCCTCATCGTCGGTGTGTTCGTGCAGATGTCCACCCTCGTCATCCCCAGTGACGTGAAGTACGTCGGAGGGCTCCTTCTGTTGATCGTCATCCTCGTTCTGCGGCCCCAGGGCATCCTGGGCAGCCGGGCCCGGATCGGCTGA
- the polA gene encoding DNA polymerase I — protein sequence MSAPVAAPQSTAAASADGARPRLLLLDGHSLAYRAFFALPVENFSTTTGQPTNAVYGFTSMLINVLRDEQPTHLAVAFDVSRKTFRSEIFAEYKANRSESPTDFRGQVSLVQEVLGALHVPVITAENYEADDVIATLTVQAVEQGMDVAICTGDRDALQLVNDHVTVLYPRKGVSDLTRFTPEEVETKYGLTPTQYPDFAALRGDPSDNLPSIPSVGEKTAAKWIREYGSLDALVDQVDTVKGKVGEKLREHLSQVMQNRRLTELDRAVPLELGPADLAVQPWDRNEVHTLFDNLQFRVLRDRLFATLATPEPEVDGGFDVTADVLAAGGLGEWLDAHARTGHTGVVFRGTWGRGVGELTGLALAAADDHATFVDLGPTLDPADEQALAAWLRDPARPKIVHDVKGPLLAVFERGWDLQGIASDTALAAYLAAPGQRSFDLPDLAVRYLKREIRDQEAQPAQLTLDGLGPTEEDVAAEAAHADVLKAVAVNDLSDALEQVLGQKGGDHLLTDIELPLTRVLASMEHRGIAVDLAFLHELQQEFAAAVADAAQEAYAVIGKEINLGSPKQLQAVLFDELGLPKTKKNKTGYTTDADALTSLLASTGHPFLEHLLRHRDVTRLRTVIDGLIPMVDDNSRIHTTFQQTIAATGRLSSTDPNLQNIPIRSAEGRRIRQAFVVGAGHESLMTADYSQIEMRIMAHLSEDAGLIEAFSSGEDLHSFVASRAFGIPIEQVDPEMRRRIKAMSYGLAYGLSAYGLSGQLNISVEEAREQMHAYFERFGGIRDYLDGVVDDARQTGYTETTLGRRRYLPDLTSDNGQRRQMAERMALNAPIQGSAADIIKVAMLKVEKAIEDEGLRSRMLLQVHDELVLEVAEGEHEALETLVRREMAGAAQLSVAMEVSVGFGKTWNDAAH from the coding sequence ATGTCAGCTCCGGTCGCCGCCCCCCAGTCCACCGCCGCTGCGAGCGCCGACGGCGCCCGCCCCCGGCTGCTGCTGCTCGACGGCCACTCGCTGGCCTACCGGGCCTTCTTCGCCCTGCCGGTGGAGAACTTCTCGACCACCACCGGTCAGCCGACGAACGCCGTCTACGGCTTCACGTCGATGCTGATCAACGTGCTGCGCGACGAGCAGCCCACGCACCTCGCGGTCGCCTTCGACGTCAGCCGCAAGACCTTCCGCAGCGAGATCTTCGCGGAGTACAAGGCGAACCGGTCCGAGAGCCCCACCGACTTCCGCGGCCAGGTCAGCCTGGTGCAGGAGGTCCTGGGCGCGCTGCACGTCCCGGTGATCACCGCGGAGAACTACGAGGCCGACGACGTCATCGCCACCCTCACCGTGCAGGCGGTCGAGCAGGGCATGGACGTCGCGATCTGCACCGGTGACCGCGACGCGCTGCAGCTGGTCAACGACCACGTCACCGTGCTCTACCCCCGCAAGGGCGTCTCGGACCTGACCCGGTTCACCCCGGAGGAGGTCGAGACCAAGTACGGCCTGACCCCGACGCAGTACCCGGACTTCGCCGCGCTGCGTGGCGACCCCAGCGACAACCTGCCGTCGATCCCGAGCGTGGGGGAGAAGACCGCCGCCAAGTGGATCCGGGAGTACGGGTCGCTGGACGCGCTGGTCGACCAGGTCGACACGGTCAAGGGCAAGGTCGGGGAGAAGCTGCGCGAGCACCTGTCCCAGGTGATGCAGAACCGCCGGCTCACCGAGCTGGACCGAGCAGTGCCGCTGGAGCTGGGCCCGGCCGACCTCGCCGTGCAGCCCTGGGACCGCAACGAGGTGCACACCCTCTTCGACAACCTGCAGTTCCGGGTGCTCCGCGACCGGCTGTTCGCCACCCTGGCCACCCCGGAGCCGGAGGTGGACGGCGGCTTCGACGTCACCGCCGACGTGCTGGCCGCCGGCGGGCTGGGGGAGTGGCTGGACGCGCACGCCCGCACCGGGCACACCGGCGTGGTCTTCCGCGGCACGTGGGGCCGCGGGGTGGGCGAGCTGACCGGCCTGGCGCTGGCCGCCGCCGACGACCACGCCACCTTCGTCGACCTGGGGCCGACACTGGACCCCGCCGACGAGCAGGCGCTGGCCGCCTGGCTGCGGGACCCGGCCCGGCCGAAGATCGTGCACGACGTCAAGGGCCCGCTGCTGGCGGTGTTCGAGCGCGGCTGGGACCTGCAGGGCATCGCCAGTGACACGGCGCTGGCCGCCTACCTGGCCGCGCCGGGTCAGCGGTCCTTCGACCTCCCCGACCTCGCCGTCCGCTACCTCAAGCGCGAGATCCGGGACCAGGAGGCGCAGCCCGCCCAGCTGACCCTGGACGGGCTCGGCCCCACCGAGGAGGACGTGGCCGCGGAGGCCGCGCACGCCGACGTCCTCAAGGCGGTCGCGGTCAACGACCTCTCCGACGCCCTGGAGCAGGTGCTCGGCCAGAAGGGCGGGGACCACCTGCTCACCGACATCGAGCTGCCGCTGACCCGGGTGCTCGCGTCGATGGAGCACCGCGGGATCGCCGTGGACCTGGCGTTCCTGCACGAGCTGCAGCAGGAGTTCGCCGCCGCGGTCGCCGACGCCGCGCAGGAGGCCTACGCGGTCATCGGCAAGGAGATCAACCTCGGCTCCCCCAAGCAGCTGCAGGCAGTGCTCTTCGACGAGCTGGGCCTGCCGAAGACGAAGAAGAACAAGACCGGCTACACCACCGACGCCGACGCGCTGACCTCGCTGCTGGCCTCCACCGGCCACCCGTTCCTCGAGCACCTGCTGCGGCACCGCGACGTCACCCGGCTGCGCACCGTCATCGACGGGCTCATCCCGATGGTCGACGACAACAGCCGCATCCACACCACGTTCCAGCAGACGATCGCGGCGACCGGGCGGCTGTCCTCCACCGACCCGAACCTGCAGAACATCCCGATCCGCAGTGCCGAGGGCCGCCGCATCCGGCAGGCGTTCGTCGTGGGCGCCGGCCACGAGTCGCTGATGACCGCCGACTACAGCCAGATCGAGATGCGGATCATGGCCCACCTGTCCGAGGACGCCGGCCTGATCGAGGCCTTCAGCTCGGGGGAGGACCTGCACTCCTTCGTCGCGTCGCGGGCATTCGGCATCCCGATCGAGCAGGTCGACCCGGAGATGCGCCGGCGGATCAAGGCGATGAGCTACGGGCTGGCCTACGGGCTGAGCGCCTACGGGCTGTCGGGGCAGCTGAACATCTCCGTCGAGGAGGCCCGGGAGCAGATGCACGCCTACTTCGAGCGCTTCGGCGGCATCCGTGACTACCTGGACGGCGTGGTCGACGACGCCCGGCAGACCGGCTACACCGAGACGACGCTGGGGCGGCGGCGCTACCTGCCCGACCTGACCAGCGACAACGGGCAGCGGCGGCAGATGGCCGAGCGGATGGCGCTCAACGCACCGATCCAGGGCTCGGCCGCCGACATCATCAAGGTCGCCATGCTGAAGGTGGAGAAGGCGATCGAGGACGAGGGGCTCCGGTCGCGGATGCTGCTGCAGGTCCACGACGAACTGGTGCTCGAGGTTGCCGAGGGCGAGCACGAGGCCCTGGAGACCCTGGTCCGCCGCGAGATGGCGGGTGCCGCGCAGCTGTCGGTGGCCATGGAGGTCTCCGTCGGCTTCGGGAAGACCTGGAACGACGCCGCCCACTGA
- a CDS encoding CaiB/BaiF CoA-transferase family protein → MTESPPAPGAEPAGGPLAGLLVADFSRILAGPYATMLLADMGAEVVKVEGPAGDDTRSWQPPVRGDVSTYYLGVNRNKRSVVLDLKDAGDLAAARELARRADVVIENFKSGGLARFGLDFDTVAATNPRVVYASITGFGSQPGGAELPGYDLIVQAISGLMSLTGDPHGEPYRAGISVFDVMAGLHATIGVLAALSSRHETGRGQHVEVNLLSSALSGLVNHASAVVAGGVVPFRMGNSHPSLFPYEPLPCADGDLIITAGNNGQFRKLAEVLGVPELAEDPRFARNEDRTANREQLRPLLVERLQTRSKLDWFTDIIAAGVPCGPINTVDQGVAFAEGIGLDPVVEVGEGGTGVPMVRNPITFSGTPVGYRLPPPGLDEHGAEIRRWLATEEQA, encoded by the coding sequence GTGACCGAGTCACCACCCGCGCCGGGCGCCGAGCCCGCCGGGGGACCGCTGGCCGGCCTGCTGGTCGCCGACTTCTCCCGCATCCTCGCCGGCCCCTACGCGACCATGCTGCTGGCCGACATGGGCGCGGAGGTGGTCAAGGTGGAGGGCCCGGCCGGTGACGACACCCGCAGCTGGCAGCCGCCGGTCCGCGGCGACGTCTCGACCTACTACCTGGGCGTCAACCGCAACAAGCGCTCGGTCGTCCTGGACCTGAAGGACGCCGGCGACCTCGCCGCCGCCCGTGAGCTGGCCCGACGCGCCGACGTCGTCATCGAGAACTTCAAGAGCGGCGGCCTGGCCCGCTTCGGGCTGGACTTCGACACCGTCGCCGCGACCAACCCCCGCGTCGTCTACGCCTCCATCACCGGCTTCGGCAGCCAGCCCGGCGGCGCGGAGCTCCCCGGCTACGACCTCATCGTGCAGGCGATCTCCGGGCTGATGAGCCTCACCGGCGACCCGCACGGCGAGCCCTACCGGGCCGGCATCTCCGTGTTCGACGTGATGGCCGGGCTGCACGCCACCATCGGCGTCCTGGCCGCGCTGAGCTCCCGGCACGAGACCGGCCGCGGCCAGCACGTCGAGGTCAACCTGCTGTCCTCGGCGCTGTCCGGGCTGGTCAACCACGCCAGCGCCGTGGTCGCCGGAGGCGTCGTGCCGTTCCGGATGGGCAACAGCCACCCGAGCCTGTTCCCCTACGAACCGCTGCCCTGCGCCGACGGCGACCTGATCATCACCGCCGGCAACAACGGCCAGTTCCGCAAGCTGGCCGAGGTGCTCGGCGTCCCCGAGCTGGCCGAGGACCCCCGCTTCGCGCGCAACGAGGACCGCACGGCCAACCGCGAGCAGCTCCGCCCGCTGCTGGTCGAGCGGCTGCAGACCCGGTCCAAGCTCGACTGGTTCACCGACATCATCGCCGCGGGCGTGCCCTGCGGGCCGATCAACACCGTCGACCAGGGCGTCGCCTTCGCCGAGGGCATCGGCCTGGACCCGGTGGTCGAGGTGGGGGAGGGCGGGACGGGGGTCCCGATGGTGCGGAACCCGATCACCTTCTCCGGGACGCCGGTCGGCTACCGGCTGCCCCCGCCCGGGCTCGACGAGCACGGTGCGGAGATCCGCCGCTGGTTGGCCACCGAGGAGCAGGCATGA
- a CDS encoding amidohydrolase family protein, whose translation MSQSDNGVGHPAPGQAVVLRNGTVLTMDAAHTVLTDADVLVVGDRIAAVGHRLDVPEGTAEIDAAGGIVMPGMIDTHRHMWQTTMRGYGADWTLTQYFVWYYLEHGTAFRPEDVHAGNLLSAWDALEAGVTTTVDWSHGLQTVDHAEAAADALLAVPGRFVLAYGNIQAGPWEWATDPGVQAFLRRRRDEGKLGLQLAFDVTGDPAFPEKAAFEAARELDLPVTTHAGVWGATNDDGIRLMHEHGFMTPETVYVHAATLSTDSYHRIAATGGSVSVSTESEQSAGQGYPPTWQVRRHGIPVSLSMDTSVWWSSDLFSAMRTTLGADRSREHLEAHVKGETVTSVHLRAEQVVDWATRGGAAALGRDDLGSLEVGKKADVVLVKNDRSPVSFPLLNPYGHIAFQAQRGDVHTVLVDGRVVKSDHQLVGVDLPAVRRTVDATVEHLRSTMGEEAWTAGMNPQLPSDELLDNPYSYTEYKSASTHDARGSLFGDEVTTS comes from the coding sequence ATGTCCCAGTCCGACAACGGCGTCGGCCACCCGGCGCCCGGCCAGGCGGTCGTGCTGCGCAACGGCACCGTGCTGACCATGGACGCTGCGCACACCGTCCTCACCGACGCCGACGTCCTGGTCGTGGGCGACCGCATCGCCGCGGTGGGCCACCGGCTCGACGTCCCCGAGGGCACCGCCGAGATCGACGCGGCCGGCGGCATCGTGATGCCCGGGATGATCGACACCCACCGGCACATGTGGCAGACCACGATGCGCGGCTACGGCGCCGACTGGACCCTGACCCAGTACTTCGTCTGGTACTACCTCGAGCACGGCACGGCCTTCCGCCCCGAGGACGTGCACGCCGGCAACCTGCTCTCGGCCTGGGACGCGCTGGAGGCCGGGGTCACCACCACCGTCGACTGGTCGCACGGGCTGCAGACCGTCGACCACGCCGAGGCCGCCGCCGACGCGCTGCTCGCCGTCCCCGGCCGATTCGTGCTCGCCTACGGCAACATCCAGGCCGGCCCCTGGGAGTGGGCCACCGACCCGGGCGTCCAGGCCTTCCTCCGCCGTCGGCGCGACGAGGGCAAGCTGGGGCTGCAGCTGGCCTTCGACGTCACCGGCGACCCGGCGTTCCCGGAGAAGGCCGCGTTCGAGGCCGCCCGCGAGCTGGACCTGCCGGTCACCACCCACGCCGGCGTGTGGGGCGCGACCAACGACGACGGCATCCGGCTGATGCACGAGCACGGGTTCATGACCCCCGAGACGGTCTACGTGCACGCCGCGACGCTCAGCACCGACTCCTACCACCGGATCGCGGCCACCGGCGGCTCGGTCTCGGTGTCGACGGAGTCCGAGCAGAGCGCCGGGCAGGGCTACCCGCCCACCTGGCAGGTGCGCCGGCACGGCATCCCGGTCTCGCTGTCGATGGACACCAGCGTGTGGTGGAGCAGCGACCTGTTCTCCGCGATGCGGACGACGCTGGGCGCCGACCGGTCCCGCGAGCACCTGGAGGCCCACGTCAAGGGCGAGACCGTCACCTCGGTGCACCTGCGCGCCGAGCAGGTCGTCGACTGGGCCACCCGCGGCGGCGCTGCGGCGCTGGGCCGCGACGACCTGGGCAGCCTGGAGGTCGGCAAGAAGGCCGACGTCGTGCTGGTCAAGAACGACCGCTCACCGGTGTCCTTCCCGCTGCTGAACCCCTACGGCCACATCGCCTTCCAGGCCCAGCGCGGCGACGTGCACACCGTCCTGGTCGACGGCCGGGTGGTGAAGAGCGACCACCAGCTCGTCGGGGTCGACCTGCCCGCCGTGCGCCGCACGGTCGACGCCACCGTCGAGCACCTGCGGTCCACGATGGGCGAGGAGGCGTGGACGGCCGGGATGAACCCGCAGCTGCCCAGCGACGAGCTGCTGGACAACCCGTACTCCTACACCGAGTACAAGTCGGCCAGCACGCACGACGCCCGCGGCAGCCTCTTCGGCGACGAGGTCACCACCAGCTGA
- a CDS encoding branched-chain amino acid ABC transporter permease translates to MSELLDAFAIAGKAFFGFQAIFFALLAIGINVHFGYTGLLNFGQIAFAMLGGFGIAISVSMWGLPFWVGVIVGVAAAVVLALLLGLPTLRLRADYLSIVTIAAAEGLRLLFRSVSATPVTGGTRGLSAFNADFINLAPWDPAGRHQILGTSWSGGELWVALIGWILVILSSLLVWQLMRSPWGRVVKAIREDEDAVRALGKNVYAYKMQALVLGGVIGAFGGMVYAVATGSAIPDQYQNANTFLAYAALILGGAARVLGPVIGSMLLLFILQFADTGLRALIDNGVIPESLLSSTDVAQIRFVLVGLGLMLLLVFRPQGIFGDRREVMLDAR, encoded by the coding sequence ATGTCCGAGCTCCTCGACGCGTTCGCGATCGCCGGCAAGGCGTTCTTCGGCTTCCAGGCGATCTTCTTCGCCCTGCTGGCCATCGGCATCAACGTGCACTTCGGCTACACCGGGCTGCTGAACTTCGGGCAGATCGCCTTCGCGATGCTCGGCGGCTTCGGCATCGCCATCTCCGTCAGCATGTGGGGCCTGCCCTTCTGGGTCGGCGTCATCGTCGGTGTGGCCGCCGCCGTGGTCCTGGCGCTGCTGCTGGGTCTGCCGACCCTGCGGTTGCGCGCGGACTACCTCAGCATCGTCACCATCGCCGCCGCGGAGGGCCTGCGCCTGCTCTTCCGCTCGGTCTCGGCCACGCCGGTGACCGGTGGCACCCGGGGCCTGTCGGCCTTCAACGCCGACTTCATCAACCTGGCCCCCTGGGACCCGGCCGGCCGCCACCAGATCCTGGGCACGTCCTGGAGCGGTGGCGAGCTGTGGGTGGCGCTGATCGGCTGGATCCTGGTGATCCTCTCCAGCCTGCTGGTCTGGCAGCTCATGCGCAGCCCCTGGGGCCGGGTGGTCAAGGCCATCCGTGAGGACGAGGACGCCGTCCGGGCGCTGGGCAAGAACGTCTACGCCTACAAGATGCAGGCCCTGGTGCTGGGCGGTGTGATCGGCGCCTTCGGCGGCATGGTCTACGCCGTCGCCACCGGGTCGGCGATCCCCGACCAGTACCAGAACGCCAACACGTTCCTGGCCTACGCGGCGCTCATCCTCGGCGGTGCGGCCCGCGTGCTCGGCCCGGTCATCGGGTCGATGCTGCTGCTGTTCATCCTGCAGTTCGCCGACACGGGCCTGCGGGCGCTGATCGACAACGGCGTCATCCCGGAGAGCCTGCTGTCCTCCACCGACGTCGCCCAGATCCGCTTCGTCCTCGTCGGCCTGGGGCTCATGCTGTTGCTGGTGTTCCGACCGCAGGGCATCTTCGGTGACCGACGAGAGGTGATGCTCGATGCCCGCTGA
- a CDS encoding extradiol ring-cleavage dioxygenase, producing the protein MAELVAVVASTHHPFYYRASTATGADRPPFADEWVAKIERFRETLTAARPDVLVMVGSDHFHQLWLDNMPQFLVGKAPFFDANWHNEEREFGLPKMTLRGEEELAAHILRDGLDRDFDLAFSNELRIDHSITCPIITLRPEADLPIVPVYTNIFAPPMPRPQRFVQLGAALREMVESWPSDKRVAVIGTGHLSLELGGPRQFGEHGPDPDFDRKAVEWIANGDIEGCLAEVTLDSLHHPGNATHGFMDFMLMMGVAGAGQKADHVDTLDLFHTMEAYFTWYPQGDPR; encoded by the coding sequence ATGGCTGAACTGGTCGCGGTCGTCGCGTCCACCCACCACCCCTTCTACTACCGCGCCAGCACCGCGACCGGTGCGGACCGGCCCCCGTTCGCCGACGAGTGGGTGGCGAAGATCGAGCGGTTCCGGGAGACGCTGACCGCCGCGCGGCCCGACGTCCTGGTGATGGTGGGCAGCGACCACTTCCACCAGCTGTGGCTGGACAACATGCCCCAGTTCCTGGTGGGCAAGGCCCCGTTCTTCGACGCCAACTGGCACAACGAGGAGCGCGAGTTCGGGCTGCCGAAGATGACGCTGCGCGGGGAGGAGGAGCTGGCCGCGCACATCCTGCGCGACGGGCTGGACCGGGACTTCGACCTGGCCTTCAGCAACGAGCTGCGGATCGACCACAGCATCACCTGCCCGATCATCACGCTGCGGCCCGAGGCCGACCTGCCGATCGTGCCGGTCTACACCAACATCTTCGCCCCGCCGATGCCCCGGCCCCAGCGCTTCGTGCAGCTGGGTGCGGCGCTGCGGGAGATGGTGGAGTCCTGGCCCAGCGACAAGCGGGTGGCGGTCATCGGCACCGGCCACCTCTCCCTCGAGCTCGGCGGCCCCCGCCAGTTCGGTGAGCACGGGCCCGACCCGGACTTCGACCGCAAGGCCGTGGAGTGGATCGCCAACGGCGACATCGAGGGCTGCCTGGCCGAGGTGACGCTCGACAGCCTCCACCACCCGGGCAACGCCACCCACGGGTTCATGGACTTCATGCTGATGATGGGCGTGGCCGGGGCGGGGCAGAAGGCCGACCACGTCGACACCCTGGACCTGTTCCACACCATGGAGGCCTACTTCACCTGGTACCCGCAGGGGGACCCGCGATGA